From the genome of Paraburkholderia aromaticivorans, one region includes:
- the murI gene encoding glutamate racemase translates to MPAESPSTQTEMFTSGAGSRAPVGIFDSGLGGLSVLRAVRAQLPDEAILYAADSLYAPYGERDDDFIADRTLAIGEWLVKQGAKALVVACNTATAQSIAMVREKLPIPLVGVEPGIKPAALRSKTRVAGVLATQVTLRSARFQALLERYAADCRFICQPGHGLVQAVERCDVGSAELRALLRGYLQPMLDAGADTLVLGCTHYPFLDAAIRDIVGDRLTLIDTSVAIARQLERVLDQHGLRAAPASAGAVLPRFYSTGDGTHQQQLATTLLHIDAMVEQVSIPSRRTAAPNSHAA, encoded by the coding sequence ATGCCCGCAGAATCACCGTCCACGCAAACAGAGATGTTCACGTCCGGCGCCGGCTCGCGCGCACCCGTCGGCATTTTCGATTCAGGTCTCGGCGGTTTGTCGGTCTTGCGGGCGGTCCGGGCACAACTGCCTGACGAAGCAATCCTCTATGCCGCCGACTCGCTCTACGCCCCCTACGGCGAGCGCGACGACGATTTCATCGCCGACCGCACGCTCGCGATCGGCGAATGGCTGGTCAAGCAAGGCGCGAAGGCGCTGGTGGTCGCCTGCAACACGGCAACCGCGCAGTCGATCGCGATGGTTCGCGAAAAACTGCCCATTCCGCTCGTCGGCGTCGAACCCGGCATCAAACCCGCCGCCTTGCGGTCCAAAACCCGCGTCGCGGGCGTGCTCGCCACGCAAGTGACGCTACGCAGCGCGCGCTTCCAGGCGCTGCTCGAACGCTACGCCGCGGATTGCCGCTTCATTTGCCAGCCGGGCCACGGGCTGGTGCAGGCCGTGGAACGCTGCGACGTCGGCTCCGCCGAATTGCGCGCGCTGCTGCGCGGCTATCTGCAGCCGATGCTCGACGCGGGCGCCGACACGCTGGTGCTCGGCTGCACGCACTACCCGTTTCTCGATGCGGCGATCCGCGACATCGTCGGCGACCGGCTGACGCTGATCGACACGAGCGTTGCGATTGCGCGCCAGCTGGAACGGGTGCTGGACCAGCACGGCCTGCGTGCGGCGCCGGCAAGCGCGGGCGCTGTTCTGCCCCGCTTTTATTCGACCGGCGACGGCACCCATCAGCAGCAATTGGCCACCACCCTGCTACATATCGACGCAATGGTCGAGCAGGTGTCGATTCCGTCGCGCCGCACGGCAGCACCGAACTCCCACGCCGCATAA
- a CDS encoding (2Fe-2S)-binding protein, which yields MIVCVCKSVSDRKIRASIAEGVDSFDELQFELGVASCCGKCAESVRDVMMQSGVCASRCGFEHNPQAVPLTFYERKAA from the coding sequence ATGATTGTCTGTGTCTGCAAGTCCGTTTCTGACCGAAAGATCCGTGCCTCGATCGCGGAAGGCGTCGATTCGTTCGACGAGCTTCAATTCGAACTCGGCGTCGCCTCCTGCTGCGGCAAGTGCGCGGAGTCCGTGCGCGACGTCATGATGCAGAGCGGAGTGTGCGCGAGCCGCTGTGGTTTCGAGCATAATCCCCAGGCTGTTCCGCTGACGTTCTACGAACGCAAGGCCGCCTGA
- a CDS encoding energy transducer TonB — MPASHTVSAGAMPASSTRPNSRVLTATALVAAIHVALLAVVMTLRHDPVQPVLESRVMTAQLLPPAPVATPVAIQSIAPPPPTPTPPVHTEPKVQPKPAPTPKPTPTPLPVAAAPSPTPVAAPAPAPPAPAAPAAPPAPAAPAVSHQTMEVSAPKNVSHLDCELVKPDYPPLSRRRGETGTATVRFVVGLTGKLEDIQLQQSSGFSRLDDAALAAVHATTCKPFLENGQPIRAAYTRPYEFNLSD; from the coding sequence ATGCCGGCCTCGCATACCGTTTCGGCCGGCGCCATGCCGGCTTCGTCCACCCGACCGAACTCCCGCGTCCTGACGGCAACCGCACTGGTTGCAGCGATTCACGTCGCGTTGCTGGCCGTGGTGATGACCTTGCGGCACGACCCTGTTCAACCGGTCCTCGAATCGCGCGTGATGACCGCGCAGTTGCTGCCGCCGGCGCCGGTTGCCACGCCCGTCGCGATACAGTCGATTGCACCGCCGCCGCCCACGCCGACGCCGCCGGTTCACACCGAGCCGAAAGTTCAGCCGAAGCCGGCTCCAACGCCCAAGCCGACGCCAACGCCTTTACCGGTGGCCGCCGCGCCCTCGCCGACACCCGTCGCCGCACCCGCTCCCGCGCCGCCCGCGCCGGCCGCACCTGCCGCCCCGCCCGCTCCTGCCGCGCCGGCCGTTAGCCATCAGACGATGGAGGTCAGCGCGCCCAAGAACGTCTCGCACCTTGATTGCGAACTGGTGAAGCCTGATTACCCACCGCTATCCAGGCGGCGTGGTGAAACCGGCACCGCCACCGTGCGGTTCGTGGTCGGCCTGACGGGCAAGCTGGAAGACATCCAGCTACAACAGAGCAGCGGCTTCAGCCGTCTTGACGACGCTGCGCTCGCCGCCGTGCACGCGACTACCTGCAAGCCATTTCTCGAGAACGGCCAGCCGATTCGAGCCGCTTACACCCGGCCTTACGAGTTCAATCTGAGCGATTGA
- a CDS encoding MotA/TolQ/ExbB proton channel family protein, translating to MQNYGLAHVWAQGDFVTRGIALALLIMSVMSWSVIVVKGWNVMRLKRLTKNAEQAFWHSDDLADGVQKLGAGSSTPQDNPFLALALSGQEAADHHHQTQPHLHDRMDVSDWITRCLKDTMDESVARMQSGLAILASIGSTAPFVGLFGTVWGIYHALLAIGASGQSSIDQVAGPVGEALIMTAFGLFVAIPAVLGYNALTRANKAVVAKLSRFAHGLHAFFVTGARLSSSRRGDGLRLAARTN from the coding sequence ATGCAAAACTACGGACTGGCGCACGTCTGGGCGCAAGGGGATTTCGTGACGCGCGGCATCGCGCTCGCGCTGTTGATCATGTCGGTGATGTCGTGGAGCGTGATCGTCGTCAAAGGCTGGAATGTGATGCGCCTGAAGCGTCTCACGAAGAACGCCGAACAGGCGTTCTGGCATTCGGACGATCTCGCCGACGGCGTGCAGAAACTCGGCGCCGGCTCGTCGACGCCGCAGGACAATCCGTTCCTCGCGCTTGCGCTGTCGGGTCAGGAAGCGGCCGATCACCATCATCAGACGCAGCCGCATCTGCACGACCGCATGGACGTGTCGGATTGGATCACGCGCTGCCTGAAGGACACGATGGACGAAAGCGTCGCCCGCATGCAGAGCGGTCTCGCGATTCTCGCGTCGATCGGCAGCACGGCGCCGTTCGTCGGTCTGTTCGGTACGGTGTGGGGCATCTATCACGCGCTGCTGGCGATCGGCGCGAGCGGCCAGTCGTCGATCGACCAGGTCGCCGGTCCGGTCGGTGAAGCGTTGATCATGACCGCGTTCGGCCTGTTCGTCGCGATTCCGGCGGTGCTCGGCTACAACGCGCTCACGCGCGCCAACAAGGCGGTGGTCGCCAAACTGAGCCGCTTTGCGCACGGCTTGCATGCGTTCTTCGTGACCGGCGCGCGACTGTCGTCGTCCAGGCGCGGCGACGGCCTGCGGCTCGCGGCCCGCACGAACTGA
- a CDS encoding ExbD/TolR family protein, whose protein sequence is MAMSPFADDDDDGLMNEINMTPLVDVMLVLLIVFMVTIPVIRHAVKIDLPHASSQKEDTKPAQVTVAVDADGNVMWDDKKVDDATLRAKIAEAAQANPQPELHLDADRKVAYEKVAEVMSAAQAGGLTRIGFVTQPKAR, encoded by the coding sequence ATGGCAATGAGCCCCTTCGCCGACGACGATGACGACGGCCTGATGAACGAAATCAACATGACGCCGCTCGTCGACGTGATGTTGGTTCTCCTGATCGTCTTCATGGTGACGATCCCGGTGATTCGTCACGCGGTCAAGATCGATCTGCCGCATGCAAGCAGCCAGAAAGAAGACACCAAGCCCGCGCAGGTGACCGTTGCGGTCGACGCGGACGGCAACGTCATGTGGGACGACAAAAAAGTGGACGACGCCACACTGCGCGCGAAGATTGCGGAAGCCGCGCAAGCGAACCCACAACCCGAGTTGCATCTCGATGCGGACCGCAAGGTCGCGTACGAGAAAGTGGCGGAAGTGATGTCGGCGGCACAGGCCGGCGGCCTGACCAGGATCGGCTTCGTGACGCAGCCGAAAGCGAGATGA
- a CDS encoding LysR family transcriptional regulator produces MKIDSHNLNDLMYFSQVVEHGGFSAAERVLGISKSRLSRRLTELEASLGVRLLQRSTRKLALTEAGQLFYQHCQAMLSEAQAAVNVVQQLRSSPRGTVRVSVPVTISQTILSQILPEFMHRYPEVRVVMRVTNRVIDLFEDSVDVALRVRSDPPENANIVVRPLWRTQQMLVGAPSLLQQNAPPLLPADLSRFETLDVPTGDGRHVYNLIAPDGTRHAHEHEPRLVTADLMTIREAVLGGVGIAALPEMMYGAALRAGQLSPVMPGWTFPTPQLYAVFVSRQGMVPAVRAFVDYLVEMLDPDDGKHIMGECPAREEMAAAQPAFAIAP; encoded by the coding sequence ATGAAGATCGATTCACACAATCTGAACGACCTGATGTATTTTTCGCAGGTCGTCGAACATGGCGGTTTTTCCGCCGCCGAGCGCGTGCTGGGCATTTCCAAGTCGCGCCTGTCGCGCCGCTTGACCGAGTTGGAAGCGTCGCTCGGCGTGCGTCTGCTGCAGCGATCCACGCGCAAGCTGGCGCTGACCGAAGCCGGGCAACTGTTCTACCAGCATTGTCAGGCGATGCTCAGCGAAGCGCAGGCCGCCGTCAACGTCGTTCAGCAACTGCGTTCGTCGCCGCGCGGCACGGTGCGCGTCAGCGTGCCGGTCACGATTTCGCAAACCATCCTGTCGCAGATCCTGCCTGAGTTCATGCATCGCTATCCGGAAGTGCGGGTCGTGATGCGGGTGACGAACCGCGTGATCGATCTGTTCGAGGATTCGGTCGACGTCGCGCTGCGGGTGCGCTCCGATCCGCCGGAGAACGCCAATATCGTGGTGCGGCCGCTGTGGCGTACGCAGCAGATGCTGGTCGGCGCGCCGAGCCTGCTGCAACAGAATGCGCCGCCGTTGCTGCCGGCCGATCTGAGCCGTTTCGAAACGCTCGACGTGCCGACCGGCGACGGACGCCACGTCTACAACCTGATCGCGCCGGACGGCACGCGGCATGCGCACGAACATGAGCCGCGCCTCGTAACCGCGGATCTGATGACGATTCGTGAAGCGGTGCTCGGCGGCGTCGGTATCGCCGCGTTGCCGGAGATGATGTATGGCGCCGCGTTGCGAGCCGGGCAATTGTCGCCGGTGATGCCCGGCTGGACTTTTCCGACGCCGCAGTTGTACGCCGTATTCGTGTCGCGGCAGGGGATGGTGCCGGCCGTGCGCGCCTTTGTCGATTATCTGGTCGAGATGCTCGATCCCGACGACGGTAAACACATCATGGGCGAGTGCCCCGCGCGCGAGGAAATGGCCGCCGCGCAGCCGGCGTTCGCAATCGCGCCATAG